Proteins from a genomic interval of Amycolatopsis sp. cg13:
- a CDS encoding ferric reductase-like transmembrane domain-containing protein codes for MSSALWYFSRATGIVSLVFSTAVVVLGFLNSGRYATRRWPRFALADLHRNLALASLVFLGAHIIFAVVDGYVDLSWVAVVVPFVSGYEPFWIGIGAVAVDLLLAIVVTSLLRTHLPPRLWRAVHWLAYLCWPVALAHSIGLVASDSARPLLIALDIACLVAVLAAASVRFGSTSPDTEARRLSPLRR; via the coding sequence GTGAGTTCCGCGCTCTGGTATTTCAGCCGTGCCACCGGAATCGTCTCGCTGGTGTTCTCGACCGCCGTCGTGGTGCTCGGCTTCCTCAACTCGGGAAGGTACGCGACGCGACGGTGGCCCCGCTTCGCCCTCGCGGACCTGCACCGGAACCTCGCCCTGGCCAGCCTCGTGTTCTTGGGTGCACACATCATCTTCGCGGTCGTCGACGGTTATGTGGACCTCAGCTGGGTCGCGGTCGTGGTGCCGTTCGTCTCCGGCTACGAACCATTCTGGATCGGAATCGGTGCGGTAGCAGTGGATTTGCTGCTCGCCATTGTCGTCACGAGTCTGCTGAGGACGCACCTCCCGCCGCGATTGTGGCGTGCGGTGCACTGGCTGGCTTACCTGTGCTGGCCGGTCGCGCTCGCGCACAGCATCGGTCTCGTGGCGTCCGACAGCGCACGTCCGCTGCTCATCGCGCTCGACATCGCGTGCCTGGTCGCCGTCCTGGCCGCCGCGAGCGTGCGGTTCGGCAGTACCAGTCCCGACACCGAGGCTCGCCGCCTCTCTCCACTAAGGAGGTGA